A region from the Thermostichus vulcanus str. 'Rupite' genome encodes:
- the pstA gene encoding phosphate ABC transporter permease PstA → MSSSAQLPSQEIDISTSAISPLRNYSGRILTILSGVFVAAIVLPLAWVLWDVIGEGLKQLSWQTFIETRYPAPGLTEGGFGHAIVGSLIVLSTGAVLSFPFGILAAVYLSEFGRGTRLAYLVKFSCNVLTGVPAILCGLFAYAVVVRGSGFSAFSGGLALGVLMLPIVIRSTEEALLLVSPDMRLASIGLGSTRFQTTMRIVLPAAAPAIVTGLILALARSAGEAAPLLFTSFNNNFWSTNLFGPVATLPVMIYVFSKIPFEAQRQLAWAGALVLLVIVLSASVISRYVVHKTKK, encoded by the coding sequence ATGTCCAGCTCAGCACAGTTGCCCTCTCAAGAGATTGATATCAGCACGAGTGCCATTTCTCCCCTACGCAACTATTCCGGCAGAATCCTGACGATTCTCAGTGGAGTTTTCGTTGCTGCCATCGTCCTTCCCTTGGCATGGGTGCTTTGGGATGTGATTGGGGAAGGGTTGAAGCAACTGAGTTGGCAAACCTTTATCGAGACCCGCTATCCGGCTCCTGGTTTGACAGAGGGTGGCTTTGGACATGCAATTGTGGGCAGCTTGATCGTGCTGTCAACGGGAGCAGTCTTGAGCTTTCCCTTTGGGATCCTGGCGGCGGTTTATCTTTCGGAGTTTGGTCGAGGCACCCGTTTGGCCTATTTGGTCAAGTTTTCATGCAATGTGCTCACCGGGGTGCCGGCCATCCTGTGTGGTTTGTTTGCTTATGCGGTGGTGGTGCGGGGATCCGGGTTTTCGGCTTTCTCGGGGGGGCTCGCCCTTGGGGTGCTGATGCTACCGATTGTGATCCGTTCTACGGAAGAAGCCTTGCTGCTGGTCTCTCCTGACATGCGCTTGGCGTCCATTGGCCTTGGCTCTACCCGCTTCCAAACCACGATGCGGATTGTTTTGCCAGCAGCAGCTCCGGCGATTGTGACCGGGTTGATTTTGGCTTTGGCACGGTCGGCAGGGGAAGCAGCTCCCTTGCTGTTTACCTCCTTCAACAACAACTTCTGGTCAACCAACCTGTTTGGCCCGGTGGCAACCTTGCCCGTGATGATTTATGTCTTCTCCAAGATCCCCTTTGAAGCTCAGCGGCAACTGGCTTGGGCAGGAGCTTTGGTGCTTTTGGTGATTGTGCTATCGGCCAGTGTCATTTCCCGATATGTGGTTCACAAAACCAAAAAATAA
- the pstC gene encoding phosphate ABC transporter permease subunit PstC → MTSAAREYDSSQDISIEKKMDTSRALDVGFVRLTLALAGFAGIILIWVILQTTEAALPAMQQFGLGFLVTTRWNPVEDIYGVLPQIYGTLMTSLVALVFAIPLGIGTAIFLTEDFVPKWITAPISFAIELIVAIPSVVLGLWGIFVLIPAVRPIFRAINQTLNWFPLFGGPAPRGNSLLLVGLVLGIMVSPIIISITRSTFESLPRNLRDGALALGATRWETILTVMIPAGLSGIISSIMLAMGRALGETMVAAMLSGNANRINVSLMQPGSTITGLIASQFGEAGRTQVAALMYAGVVLMVLSLLVNVLAELIIRKFQNLQQAN, encoded by the coding sequence ATGACTTCGGCGGCTAGAGAGTATGATTCATCGCAGGATATCAGCATTGAAAAAAAAATGGACACTTCCCGCGCCCTGGATGTGGGATTTGTCCGCCTAACGCTGGCGCTGGCTGGCTTTGCGGGCATCATCCTCATTTGGGTGATCCTGCAAACTACTGAAGCAGCCCTGCCTGCTATGCAGCAATTTGGTTTGGGCTTTCTGGTCACCACCCGCTGGAACCCCGTCGAGGATATTTATGGGGTGCTCCCGCAGATCTATGGCACCCTGATGACCTCTTTGGTGGCTCTGGTCTTTGCCATTCCCTTGGGTATTGGTACAGCGATTTTTTTAACGGAAGATTTTGTGCCCAAGTGGATCACAGCTCCCATTTCTTTTGCCATTGAGCTGATTGTGGCCATCCCCAGTGTGGTATTGGGATTGTGGGGGATCTTTGTGTTAATCCCGGCGGTGCGCCCCATTTTCCGTGCCATCAACCAAACTCTGAATTGGTTCCCCCTCTTTGGTGGCCCTGCCCCGCGTGGCAACAGCTTGCTACTTGTGGGGTTGGTCTTGGGAATTATGGTGTCCCCGATCATCATTTCCATCACCCGCAGCACCTTTGAATCCTTACCTCGCAATTTGCGCGATGGGGCCTTGGCCTTGGGGGCAACCCGTTGGGAGACGATTTTAACGGTGATGATTCCAGCTGGCTTGTCTGGCATTATCAGCTCCATCATGTTGGCCATGGGTCGCGCCTTGGGAGAAACGATGGTGGCCGCCATGCTTTCGGGTAATGCCAACCGTATCAATGTCTCGCTGATGCAGCCGGGATCCACCATTACGGGTTTAATTGCTTCTCAGTTTGGTGAGGCTGGCCGCACCCAGGTAGCTGCCCTCATGTATGCCGGGGTGGTGCTGATGGTGCTATCCCTGCTGGTGAATGTCTTGGCGGAGCTCATCATTCGTAAGTTCCAAAATCTTCAGCAGGCCAATTAA
- the pstS gene encoding phosphate ABC transporter substrate-binding protein PstS, with amino-acid sequence MRSLLSASVLSLAALAVGSLSLAPAQAQTVQISGAGATFPAPLLQRWFDTYNRTVDSNVQVSYQSVGSGAGLEQVINGTVDFGVSEAPFSGARLESFRSKFGYEPLQLPMGGGAIEFAYNIPGIESQELILKRETYCGIVTGEITNWNDIRIKAQNPTLVDRLPDLPITWVHRSDGSGTTFVFTNHLKTVCPNWTAGAGTSVEWPVGIGGQGNEGVAAAILQEEGAIGYVNQSYAKLENMDTARIENKSGNVVAFSPEAATSALDAPIPDDFALLVPDPEGPQDYPIVGLFWVMFYREYPDATKLEKLREVFKWTQGPDGQALTRELDYIPMPDSAIERIFAELDAITVNPNAVR; translated from the coding sequence ATGCGATCTCTGCTTTCCGCTTCTGTACTCTCCCTTGCTGCCCTGGCAGTGGGATCCCTCTCTTTGGCCCCAGCCCAAGCCCAAACGGTGCAAATCTCCGGCGCGGGTGCTACCTTCCCGGCTCCTCTGCTGCAACGGTGGTTCGATACCTACAACCGTACTGTGGATTCCAACGTGCAAGTCAGCTACCAGTCGGTTGGTAGTGGCGCTGGTTTGGAGCAGGTGATCAATGGCACTGTGGACTTTGGTGTGTCGGAAGCTCCTTTTTCCGGTGCCCGCTTGGAGAGCTTCCGCTCTAAGTTCGGCTATGAGCCGTTGCAGTTGCCCATGGGCGGTGGGGCGATTGAGTTTGCCTACAACATCCCTGGGATTGAAAGCCAAGAGTTGATCCTGAAACGGGAAACCTACTGCGGCATTGTAACGGGTGAAATTACCAACTGGAACGACATCCGCATCAAAGCCCAAAACCCTACCTTGGTAGATCGTTTGCCGGATCTGCCCATTACCTGGGTACACCGTTCCGACGGTTCCGGTACTACCTTTGTGTTTACTAACCACCTCAAAACCGTTTGCCCCAACTGGACTGCTGGCGCGGGCACCTCTGTGGAATGGCCGGTTGGGATTGGTGGACAAGGTAACGAAGGGGTGGCTGCTGCCATCCTGCAGGAAGAAGGTGCGATTGGTTATGTGAACCAGTCCTACGCTAAGCTGGAAAATATGGACACAGCTCGGATCGAGAACAAGTCCGGCAATGTGGTGGCTTTCTCCCCTGAGGCTGCTACCTCTGCTTTGGATGCGCCGATTCCGGATGACTTTGCGCTGCTGGTGCCGGATCCGGAAGGTCCCCAAGACTACCCGATTGTTGGTTTGTTCTGGGTGATGTTCTATCGGGAGTATCCGGATGCTACCAAGCTAGAAAAGCTGCGGGAAGTCTTTAAGTGGACGCAAGGCCCAGATGGTCAGGCACTGACCCGAGAGCTAGACTACATTCCCATGCCAGATTCAGCTATCGAGCGGATCTTTGCCGAACTGGATGCGATCACCGTTAATCCCAACGCGGTTCGATGA
- a CDS encoding aspartate carbamoyltransferase catalytic subunit — protein sequence MVWQRQHVLGLADFTPEEYQIVLQTSASFREVLTRRLPKVPTLQGKVVATLFFEASTRTRNSFELAAKRLSADVLNFAPGTSSLSKGETILDTARTFLAMGSDLLIIRHAQAGVPQQLAAEITRRGSPTGVLNAGDGLHEHPTQGLLDLFTLCAQLTPERPHLEALQGVKIAIVGDILHSRVARSDIYALVAAGAEVHLAGPPTLLPKEFAQLIPGHTLPIHWQLDSALEGSRFVITLRLQQERMSEYLLPSLREYHHFFGITQQRLRLCHPQVKLLHPGPVNRGVELSSEVMEDPDLNLIEQQVTHGVAVRMALLYLMGGGRIPT from the coding sequence ATGGTTTGGCAACGACAGCACGTTTTGGGCCTAGCCGACTTTACTCCCGAGGAATACCAGATTGTTTTGCAGACCAGCGCCAGTTTTCGAGAGGTGCTGACGCGGCGATTGCCCAAAGTACCCACCTTGCAAGGGAAAGTGGTGGCAACGCTCTTTTTTGAGGCTTCCACCCGCACGCGCAACAGTTTTGAGCTTGCGGCTAAGCGGCTTTCAGCCGATGTGCTCAATTTTGCTCCCGGCACCTCTTCCCTGAGCAAAGGGGAAACGATTTTGGATACGGCCCGCACCTTTTTGGCGATGGGATCCGATCTGTTGATTATCCGCCATGCCCAAGCGGGGGTACCGCAGCAGTTGGCCGCCGAAATTACTCGCCGGGGATCCCCCACAGGGGTGCTGAACGCTGGTGATGGTCTACACGAGCACCCGACCCAAGGATTGCTGGATCTGTTCACCCTCTGCGCCCAATTGACTCCAGAGCGCCCCCATCTAGAAGCGCTACAAGGCGTAAAAATTGCCATCGTTGGGGATATTTTGCACTCGCGGGTGGCCCGTTCCGACATTTATGCCTTGGTTGCCGCTGGGGCAGAGGTGCATCTGGCTGGCCCGCCAACGTTACTCCCGAAAGAGTTCGCCCAACTGATCCCCGGCCATACCCTGCCGATCCATTGGCAACTGGATTCGGCCTTAGAGGGATCCCGCTTTGTCATCACCCTGCGCCTCCAGCAGGAACGCATGAGCGAGTATTTGTTGCCTAGCCTGCGAGAATATCACCACTTTTTTGGGATTACCCAGCAGCGGCTGCGGTTGTGTCACCCGCAGGTGAAGCTCCTGCACCCTGGCCCGGTCAATCGCGGAGTGGAGCTGAGCTCTGAGGTGATGGAAGATCCGGATTTGAACCTGATCGAGCAACAGGTGACTCACGGTGTGGCGGTGCGCATGGCCTTGCTCTACCTGATGGGGGGTGGGCGGATCCCGACTTGA
- the purB gene encoding adenylosuccinate lyase encodes MIERYTLPEMGQIWANPQKLQTWLEVEIAVCEAQAELGGIPREALEQIKSKATFDPERVLQIEAEVKHDVIAFLTNVNEYVGEAGRYIHVGLTSSDVLDTALSLQLVASVAVLQARLADLSAAIRTQAQRHRQTLMIGRTHGIHAEPITFGFKLAGWLAECLRHQERLERLHNLVAVGKISGAVGTYANVSPQVEQLACARLGLKPDTASTQVISRDRHAEYVQTLALIGSSLERFATEIRNLQRTDVLEVEEYFAPGQKGSSAMPHKRNPIKSEQLTGIARLLRGYALSALENIPLWHERDISHSSVERVILPDASILCHYLLVQMTDLVQNLQVHAGNMERNLNVYGGVIFSQQVLLALVDKGLSREEAYRLVQENAHRAWNQPQGDFRANLLADARVMAHLSEAELAACFDATRHLAHLDEIFSRVGL; translated from the coding sequence TTGATCGAGCGTTACACGTTGCCAGAAATGGGCCAAATCTGGGCCAATCCGCAGAAGTTGCAAACCTGGCTGGAAGTCGAAATTGCAGTCTGTGAAGCCCAAGCGGAATTGGGCGGGATCCCTCGGGAGGCTCTGGAGCAGATCAAGAGTAAAGCAACCTTTGATCCCGAGCGGGTGCTGCAGATCGAGGCGGAAGTGAAACACGATGTCATCGCCTTTTTAACCAACGTCAACGAGTATGTGGGGGAGGCAGGTCGTTATATCCACGTCGGTCTGACCAGTTCCGATGTCTTGGATACGGCACTGTCGTTGCAGTTGGTGGCTTCTGTGGCGGTTTTGCAGGCACGGCTAGCAGACCTAAGTGCAGCCATTCGGACGCAAGCCCAGAGGCATCGGCAGACTTTGATGATTGGGCGTACCCACGGGATCCATGCAGAACCGATTACTTTTGGCTTCAAGCTAGCCGGTTGGTTAGCGGAGTGCTTGCGCCATCAGGAGCGCCTAGAGAGACTACACAACCTGGTAGCAGTGGGCAAAATCTCTGGAGCAGTTGGGACTTACGCCAATGTGTCGCCACAGGTGGAGCAGTTGGCCTGTGCCCGCTTGGGTCTGAAACCGGATACTGCCTCTACGCAGGTGATCTCGCGGGATCGCCATGCTGAGTATGTGCAAACGCTGGCGTTGATCGGGTCTTCTCTGGAGCGCTTTGCCACCGAGATCCGCAACCTGCAACGGACGGATGTGCTGGAAGTGGAAGAATACTTCGCCCCTGGTCAAAAGGGATCCTCCGCCATGCCCCACAAACGCAACCCGATCAAATCGGAGCAACTGACGGGGATTGCCCGCCTGCTCAGGGGTTATGCCCTCTCTGCTCTGGAGAACATCCCCCTCTGGCACGAACGGGATATTTCCCACAGCTCGGTGGAACGGGTGATTTTGCCGGATGCCTCGATTCTTTGTCACTATCTGCTGGTGCAAATGACCGATCTGGTGCAGAACCTACAGGTACACGCAGGCAACATGGAGCGCAACTTAAATGTGTACGGGGGGGTGATCTTCAGCCAGCAGGTGTTGTTGGCTTTGGTGGATAAGGGCTTGAGCCGGGAAGAAGCCTATCGCCTCGTACAAGAGAATGCCCATCGTGCCTGGAACCAACCGCAGGGGGATTTTCGGGCCAATTTACTGGCGGATGCGCGGGTGATGGCTCACCTGAGCGAGGCCGAGCTAGCTGCCTGTTTCGATGCCACTCGTCACCTGGCCCATTTGGATGAAATTTTCTCCCGTGTGGGCCTCTAA
- a CDS encoding DUF6272 family protein: MTKIFGDYREDLPQSNEYLILRFSPTSVPLKERWRNNGLSANFMADYMATFFPGESVVTVKSAVSFVANELIENAMKYSDQSSDFPVTIALYLYRDRLIFLTNNSIAKPQVQTFQNFLQTLTESDPTELWLQHLEQNAEEEDSNQSGLGFLSMINDYQAELGWKFEEDDPNRVAVSTMVQLRSESL; encoded by the coding sequence ATGACCAAAATCTTTGGTGATTACCGAGAGGATCTCCCCCAGAGCAACGAGTATTTGATCCTGAGATTTTCTCCCACTTCAGTTCCCCTCAAAGAACGCTGGCGAAACAATGGTCTTTCTGCCAACTTTATGGCTGATTATATGGCCACTTTTTTCCCGGGCGAGAGTGTAGTGACCGTCAAAAGTGCAGTCAGTTTTGTTGCTAATGAGTTGATCGAAAATGCGATGAAATATAGCGATCAGTCCTCTGATTTTCCGGTAACCATTGCCCTTTATCTTTATCGAGATAGACTCATCTTCTTAACCAATAACAGCATTGCGAAGCCGCAAGTCCAAACCTTTCAAAACTTTTTGCAGACGCTAACGGAGTCGGATCCCACCGAGCTTTGGCTACAACACTTAGAGCAAAATGCCGAAGAGGAAGACTCTAACCAATCGGGGCTGGGATTTCTCAGTATGATCAACGACTACCAAGCAGAGTTGGGTTGGAAGTTTGAAGAGGATGACCCTAACAGGGTAGCAGTTTCAACCATGGTACAGCTACGCTCGGAGTCGCTCTAA
- a CDS encoding slr1659 superfamily regulator, protein MEILAEEYQIQYDAASGTVRCQGSLRLAGTEEYAPVAKLLIDAAGQQPETMKLDLRQLQFLNSSGINMLSKFIVRVRQQGKPQITVLGSKGIPWQGKSLKNLQRLMPSLVLELEEEG, encoded by the coding sequence ATGGAGATTTTGGCGGAAGAGTATCAGATTCAATACGATGCGGCCTCTGGCACTGTTCGTTGTCAGGGATCCCTGCGGTTGGCGGGCACGGAAGAATATGCCCCTGTAGCTAAGTTGCTCATTGATGCGGCAGGTCAGCAACCGGAAACCATGAAGTTGGATCTGCGCCAGCTACAATTTCTCAACAGCTCCGGCATCAATATGTTGTCCAAATTTATTGTGCGGGTACGGCAACAGGGAAAGCCCCAGATCACGGTTCTAGGCTCCAAAGGGATCCCTTGGCAGGGGAAGTCCCTTAAGAATTTACAGCGGCTCATGCCCAGTTTGGTTTTGGAACTGGAGGAGGAAGGATGA
- a CDS encoding tetratricopeptide repeat protein: MNRRFGVVGLGLVAFLAGIPAALAMPSPGLPPTSSTPPNPVPGTAAELNWQGSLKLLRGDPEGALADLDRALQSDPNYAPAYVNRSYVYNQLRQPEAALADAEQAIRLDGGIPEAFFSRGVAQLQLGDREAALEDFRRAMALFSKSGNLADQTILQQLLRQLGVEER, from the coding sequence ATGAACCGGAGGTTTGGGGTTGTGGGTTTGGGGCTGGTTGCCTTCCTAGCAGGGATCCCAGCCGCTTTGGCCATGCCCTCTCCTGGATTGCCCCCCACGAGCTCTACCCCACCCAACCCAGTACCCGGAACAGCCGCAGAGTTGAATTGGCAGGGATCCCTGAAACTGCTACGGGGAGATCCTGAGGGTGCCCTGGCAGATCTGGATCGGGCTTTGCAATCGGATCCCAACTATGCCCCTGCTTATGTAAACCGCAGCTACGTCTACAATCAGTTGCGCCAGCCGGAAGCAGCCCTAGCCGATGCGGAGCAAGCGATTCGCCTGGATGGCGGGATCCCGGAAGCCTTTTTCAGTCGTGGGGTTGCCCAGCTACAACTGGGGGATCGAGAGGCTGCTCTGGAGGACTTTCGTAGAGCAATGGCCCTATTTTCAAAGAGTGGCAACCTTGCCGATCAAACAATTCTGCAACAACTGCTGCGGCAATTGGGAGTTGAGGAGCGTTAA
- the lipB gene encoding lipoyl(octanoyl) transferase LipB yields the protein MPLPPLHIHQPGEVPYRTAWAWQQERLARMVRDPQFPDGLLLLTHPAVYTLGAGADPKFLKSLAQPMGSPSAPHHSWEQEGIFGKPIEVLRVERGGEVTYHGPGQWVGYPLLNLKRHQPDLHWYLRQLEQVLIECLAYFGLKGERIPGLTGVWVEGSKLAAIGIKVSRWVTYHGFALNVCPDLRAFERIVPCGIPDRPVGSLVQFYPQVTMAAVAPVLVESFCQVFGLQAQAVSLSEWLGEVESVAAAI from the coding sequence GTGCCACTTCCCCCGCTCCACATCCACCAACCCGGAGAAGTACCCTACCGAACCGCCTGGGCTTGGCAACAGGAAAGGCTGGCTCGTATGGTTAGGGATCCCCAGTTCCCGGATGGGTTGTTGCTGCTTACCCATCCCGCGGTCTATACCCTAGGCGCTGGGGCTGACCCGAAGTTTCTGAAAAGCCTTGCTCAACCGATGGGATCCCCCAGTGCTCCGCACCACTCATGGGAACAAGAAGGGATTTTTGGAAAACCAATAGAAGTCCTGCGGGTGGAGCGCGGTGGTGAGGTCACTTATCATGGCCCTGGCCAATGGGTCGGTTATCCGCTGCTGAACCTCAAGCGCCATCAACCGGATTTACATTGGTATCTGCGCCAGTTGGAGCAGGTGCTCATCGAATGCTTGGCTTATTTCGGCCTGAAGGGGGAGCGGATCCCTGGTTTAACAGGGGTTTGGGTGGAGGGATCCAAGTTGGCGGCCATCGGGATTAAGGTCTCTCGTTGGGTTACTTATCATGGCTTTGCCTTGAATGTCTGCCCGGATTTGAGGGCCTTTGAACGGATTGTCCCCTGCGGGATCCCGGATCGCCCGGTGGGATCCCTGGTGCAGTTTTACCCACAGGTCACAATGGCAGCGGTTGCTCCTGTCCTGGTAGAGTCCTTTTGCCAAGTCTTTGGCCTGCAAGCTCAAGCGGTTTCTTTGTCGGAGTGGTTGGGAGAGGTTGAGTCGGTTGCTGCTGCCATTTGA
- a CDS encoding tetratricopeptide repeat protein translates to MPPFPQNASLDLEDLDRRFTECIAHWQQGNLPQAAGLAQEILALEPDHTGSLQLLGMIAHQQGQPKEALRYLQKVVDLQPEEADAHYNLAFLLHSQGSLAEAVPHYRRALQLDPEHLEARVNFAQLLRSARLYREAAQEYQEVVRLQPQSAQVHNDLGILFKEMGSLSQAIQAYEQAIRLQPNYAEAHNNLGNALKASGDWQAAEQSYQRALQLNPNLAEAHNNLGTLYEEQGHLEKAVQCYQQAVLARAGYAEALSNLGDAFAQMGKLEQGLQCCQRAVLADPYLLEGQLNLANVLLMKGDPVGAEAACEKALELEPAHPLALALQTIVCAEQKNWDRARYWSDPQSFVQLFPGDDPEETAILNHRLAEMILAHPSLTWERSGNATRGGYHSGNLLADLDPAAADHPLHWLGSRIAMAVPRYLEQLLPQLPADCVSRTESSGTARQQAHPWLEQCQGPFQVRDLWAVVMQSQGHQIPHVHPSARLSGVYYVQVPQSVGEDPADPSGWLEFGAYPERFPGVSSHRVSGTESLHPLICRVQPQPGLLVLFPSHLWHRTIPFVGTEPRISIAFDIVFAGV, encoded by the coding sequence ATGCCCCCCTTTCCCCAGAACGCTTCTTTAGATCTAGAAGATCTGGATCGTCGGTTCACAGAATGTATCGCCCATTGGCAGCAGGGGAACCTTCCTCAAGCAGCCGGGTTGGCGCAGGAGATCCTAGCTCTGGAACCCGATCACACGGGATCCCTGCAACTTTTGGGGATGATCGCCCATCAGCAGGGTCAGCCCAAGGAGGCGCTGAGGTATTTGCAAAAGGTGGTGGATTTACAGCCGGAAGAGGCAGATGCTCACTACAATCTGGCTTTTTTACTGCACAGTCAGGGATCCCTGGCGGAAGCCGTTCCCCACTATCGTCGTGCCCTGCAACTGGATCCGGAGCATTTGGAAGCCCGGGTGAACTTTGCCCAGTTGTTGCGCTCCGCCCGGCTTTATCGGGAAGCGGCTCAAGAATATCAAGAGGTGGTGCGGCTACAGCCCCAGTCTGCCCAAGTCCACAATGACCTTGGCATTTTGTTCAAAGAGATGGGATCCCTGTCGCAAGCCATCCAAGCCTATGAGCAAGCGATTCGCCTACAGCCCAACTATGCCGAAGCTCACAACAATTTGGGCAACGCTCTAAAAGCCAGCGGGGATTGGCAGGCTGCCGAACAGAGTTATCAACGGGCGCTGCAGCTCAACCCCAACTTGGCCGAAGCCCACAACAACCTGGGCACCCTCTACGAGGAGCAAGGTCACCTGGAAAAAGCGGTGCAGTGCTATCAGCAGGCGGTACTGGCTCGTGCTGGATATGCGGAGGCCCTGAGCAATTTGGGGGATGCCTTTGCTCAAATGGGCAAGCTGGAGCAAGGGTTGCAATGTTGTCAACGGGCGGTGCTGGCGGATCCCTACCTGTTGGAGGGACAACTCAACCTGGCCAATGTGCTGCTGATGAAAGGGGATCCCGTAGGGGCAGAAGCGGCCTGTGAGAAGGCTTTGGAGCTGGAACCCGCCCATCCTCTCGCCTTGGCTTTGCAGACGATTGTTTGTGCAGAGCAAAAGAACTGGGATAGGGCCAGGTACTGGTCGGATCCGCAGAGCTTTGTCCAACTTTTTCCCGGTGATGACCCGGAAGAAACGGCCATTCTCAATCACCGCTTGGCGGAGATGATCTTGGCCCACCCCAGCCTCACTTGGGAGCGCAGCGGCAATGCCACTCGTGGTGGGTATCACAGCGGCAACCTCTTGGCAGATCTGGATCCTGCTGCTGCGGATCACCCCCTCCATTGGCTGGGATCCCGTATTGCCATGGCTGTTCCCCGCTACCTAGAGCAGCTTCTCCCCCAATTGCCTGCCGATTGCGTGAGCAGGACAGAGTCCTCTGGGACTGCACGCCAGCAGGCTCATCCTTGGCTGGAGCAGTGTCAAGGCCCGTTTCAGGTGCGGGATCTCTGGGCGGTGGTGATGCAGTCGCAAGGTCACCAAATCCCGCATGTGCATCCCTCCGCTCGCTTAAGTGGGGTGTATTACGTGCAGGTGCCCCAGTCTGTGGGTGAAGATCCGGCGGATCCTTCCGGATGGCTGGAGTTTGGGGCTTACCCAGAGCGGTTTCCTGGGGTTTCTTCCCATCGCGTTAGCGGGACGGAGTCCTTGCATCCCTTAATCTGCCGGGTGCAGCCTCAGCCGGGTTTGTTGGTGTTGTTCCCCTCCCACCTTTGGCATCGCACCATCCCGTTTGTGGGCACTGAGCCGCGCATCAGCATCGCCTTTGATATTGTCTTTGCGGGTGTTTAA
- the trxA gene encoding thioredoxin yields MAHKQQFKSFTDMIEGSPTPILVDFYASWCGPCRLMANVLEQVKPQVGDAVAFVKVDTEKYPNIAARWGIQALPTLILFKDGRPIDRIEGLLQPRALLERLQAQIHLPVA; encoded by the coding sequence ATGGCTCACAAGCAACAGTTCAAAAGCTTTACCGACATGATCGAGGGATCCCCAACCCCGATTTTGGTAGATTTCTATGCATCTTGGTGTGGTCCCTGCCGATTGATGGCCAATGTGTTGGAGCAGGTGAAGCCCCAAGTAGGGGATGCGGTTGCTTTTGTCAAGGTGGACACGGAAAAATACCCGAATATTGCCGCCCGCTGGGGCATCCAGGCTTTGCCAACCCTGATTCTGTTCAAAGATGGGCGACCGATTGACCGCATTGAAGGCTTATTGCAGCCGCGGGCCCTGCTGGAACGGTTACAGGCGCAGATTCACTTGCCTGTAGCTTAA